In Streptococcus oralis, a single window of DNA contains:
- a CDS encoding PolC-type DNA polymerase III — protein sequence MASKFEILMNQLGISDQLRRDPALVDARIERVVVHKISKIWEFHFVFSNILPIEIFLELKKGLGEEFSKTGNRGVFEIKALSQEFSNELLQAYYREAFSEGPCASQGFKSLYQNLNIRAEGNQLIIEGSEAIDKEHFKKNHLPNLAKQLERFGFPVFVCHIEKNDVLTQEQKEAFHTENEQIVQAANEEALRAMEQLEQMAPPPVEEKPAFDFQAKKAAAKPKLDKAEVTQMIDVTTEENRLVFEGVVFDVEHKVTRTGRVLINFKMTDYTSSFSMQKWVKNEEEAQKFDIIKKNSWLRVRGNVEMNNFTRDLTMNVQDVQEVVHYERKDLMPEGERRVEFHAHTNMSTMDALPEVEEIVATAAKWGHKAVAITDHGNVQSFPHGYKAAKKAGIQLIYGMEANIVEDRVPIVYNEVEMDLSEATYVVFDVETTGLSAIYNDLIQVAASKMYKGNVIAEFDEFINPGHPLSTFTTELTGITDDHVKNAKPLEQVLLEFQEFCRDTVLVAHNATFDVGFMNANYERHGLPKISQPVIDTLEFARNLYPEYKRHGLGPLTKRFGVALEHHHMANYDAEATGRLLFIFIKEVADKHGVTDLARLNIDLISPDSYKKARIKHATIYVKNQVGLKNIFKLVSLSNTKYFEGVPRIPRTVLDAHREGLILGSACSEGEVFDAVVSQGVDAAVEVAKYYDFIEIMPPAIYAPLIAKEQVKDMEELQTIIRSLIEVGDRLGKPVLATGNVHYIEPEEEIYREIIVRSLGQGAMINRTIGHGEHAQPAPLPKAHFRTTNEMLDEFAFLGEELAHKLVIDNPNALAEIFEPVEVVKGDLYTPFIDKAEETVAELTYKKAFEIYGNPLPDIVDLRIEKELTSILGNGFAVIYLASQMLVQRSNERGYLVGSRGSVGSSFVATMIGITEVNPLSPHYVCGQCQYSEFITDGSYGSGFDMPNKDCPNCGHKLSKNGQDIPFETFLGFDGDKVPDIDLNFSGEDQPSAHLDVRDIFGEEYAFRAGTVGTVAAKTAYGFVKGYERDYGKFYRDAEVERLAQGAAGVKRTTGQHPGGIVVIPNYMDVYDFTPVQYPADDVTAEWQTTHFNFHDIDENVLKLDVLGHDDPTMIRKLQDLSGIDPNEIPMDDEGVMALFSGTDVLGVTPEQIGTPTGMLGIPEFGTNFVRGMVDETHPTTFAELLQLSGLSHGTDVWLGNAQDLIKQGIADLSTVIGCRDDIMVYLMHAGLEPKMAFTIMERVRKGLWLKISEEERNGYIEAMKANKVPEWYIESCGKIKYMFPKAHAAAYVMMALRVAYFKVHHPIYYYCAYFSIRAKAFDIKTMGAGLDAIKRRMEEIAEKRKNNEASNVEIDLYTTLEIVNEMWERGFKFGKLDLYRSDATEFIIDGDTLIPPFVAMDGLGENVAKQLVRAREEGEFLSKTELRKRGGLSSTLVEKMDEMGILGNMPEDNQLSLFDDLF from the coding sequence ATGGCAAGTAAGTTTGAAATTTTAATGAATCAACTAGGAATCTCTGATCAATTGAGACGGGATCCTGCTCTTGTTGATGCCAGAATTGAGCGTGTTGTGGTTCATAAAATTAGTAAGATTTGGGAATTTCATTTTGTATTTTCTAATATTTTACCGATTGAAATCTTTTTAGAGTTAAAGAAAGGGCTTGGTGAAGAATTTTCTAAGACAGGAAACCGAGGTGTTTTCGAAATCAAGGCTCTTTCTCAAGAATTCTCTAATGAACTCTTGCAGGCCTACTATAGAGAGGCTTTTTCTGAAGGTCCATGTGCAAGTCAGGGGTTTAAATCTCTTTACCAGAATTTAAACATTCGTGCGGAAGGAAATCAACTCATTATTGAAGGCTCAGAGGCGATTGATAAGGAGCACTTTAAGAAGAATCATCTTCCTAATCTTGCGAAACAACTTGAAAGATTTGGTTTCCCAGTCTTTGTATGTCACATAGAAAAAAACGACGTCCTTACACAAGAGCAGAAGGAAGCCTTTCATACGGAGAATGAACAGATTGTTCAAGCTGCCAATGAGGAAGCGCTCCGGGCTATGGAGCAACTGGAACAAATGGCTCCTCCTCCAGTAGAAGAGAAGCCAGCCTTTGATTTTCAGGCTAAAAAGGCTGCGGCCAAGCCTAAACTAGATAAGGCTGAAGTTACCCAGATGATCGACGTGACGACTGAGGAAAATCGTCTGGTCTTTGAAGGGGTTGTTTTTGATGTGGAGCATAAAGTGACCAGAACTGGTCGCGTTTTGATCAACTTTAAAATGACAGACTACACTTCAAGTTTTTCAATGCAAAAATGGGTTAAGAATGAAGAAGAGGCTCAGAAGTTTGACATCATTAAGAAGAATTCTTGGCTCCGTGTTCGTGGAAATGTGGAGATGAATAACTTCACACGCGATTTGACAATGAACGTGCAGGACGTGCAGGAAGTTGTTCACTATGAGCGGAAGGATTTGATGCCAGAAGGGGAGCGTCGCGTTGAGTTTCATGCTCATACTAACATGTCGACTATGGATGCTCTACCAGAGGTAGAGGAGATAGTTGCGACAGCTGCTAAGTGGGGACACAAGGCGGTTGCCATCACGGACCATGGGAACGTTCAGTCCTTCCCACATGGCTACAAGGCAGCTAAGAAAGCTGGAATTCAACTGATCTATGGAATGGAAGCCAATATCGTGGAGGACCGTGTCCCTATCGTTTACAACGAAGTGGAGATGGACTTGTCGGAGGCAACCTATGTGGTCTTTGACGTGGAAACGACGGGACTTTCAGCTATCTATAATGACTTGATTCAGGTTGCGGCCTCTAAAATGTACAAGGGGAATGTTATTGCCGAATTTGATGAATTTATCAATCCTGGGCATCCCTTGTCAACCTTTACTACTGAGTTGACAGGTATTACAGATGATCATGTCAAAAATGCCAAACCGCTAGAACAAGTTTTACTAGAATTCCAAGAATTTTGCAGGGATACAGTCCTAGTTGCCCACAATGCTACCTTTGACGTTGGCTTTATGAACGCTAATTATGAGCGTCATGGTCTGCCTAAGATTAGCCAGCCAGTCATCGATACGCTCGAGTTTGCTAGAAATCTCTATCCTGAGTATAAACGTCATGGTTTGGGCCCTTTGACCAAGCGTTTTGGTGTTGCACTGGAACACCACCACATGGCCAACTACGATGCGGAAGCGACTGGTCGTCTGCTTTTCATCTTTATCAAAGAGGTAGCAGACAAACATGGTGTGACCGACCTAGCTAGACTAAACATTGATTTGATTAGTCCTGATTCTTATAAAAAAGCTCGAATCAAGCATGCGACTATTTATGTCAAGAATCAAGTTGGTCTAAAAAATATTTTTAAACTAGTTTCTTTGTCTAATACTAAGTACTTTGAAGGAGTTCCACGGATTCCGAGAACAGTTCTAGATGCCCATCGAGAAGGCTTGATTTTAGGGTCAGCTTGCTCTGAGGGTGAAGTTTTTGATGCTGTCGTTTCCCAAGGTGTGGATGCGGCGGTCGAGGTGGCCAAGTATTATGACTTTATCGAGATTATGCCACCAGCTATATATGCTCCTTTGATTGCCAAGGAGCAGGTTAAGGATATGGAGGAACTCCAGACTATTATCAGGAGTTTGATAGAGGTTGGGGACCGTCTTGGCAAGCCTGTTCTAGCTACTGGAAATGTCCATTATATCGAACCGGAAGAAGAGATTTACCGTGAAATTATTGTCCGTAGTTTGGGACAGGGGGCTATGATTAACCGAACCATCGGTCATGGTGAACATGCCCAACCAGCACCGCTACCGAAGGCTCATTTTAGAACGACTAATGAGATGTTGGATGAATTTGCTTTCTTAGGAGAGGAGCTAGCACACAAGCTAGTTATTGATAATCCCAATGCCTTAGCAGAAATTTTTGAACCTGTTGAGGTGGTTAAGGGTGACTTGTACACTCCTTTCATTGACAAGGCTGAAGAAACGGTTGCTGAGCTGACCTATAAGAAAGCTTTTGAGATTTATGGAAATCCGCTGCCAGATATTGTTGATTTGCGGATTGAGAAAGAATTAACATCCATACTGGGGAATGGATTTGCTGTGATTTATCTGGCTTCGCAGATGCTAGTGCAACGTTCCAATGAACGGGGTTACTTGGTTGGTTCCCGTGGATCTGTTGGTTCTAGTTTCGTTGCGACTATGATTGGGATTACGGAGGTTAATCCTCTCTCTCCTCACTATGTCTGTGGTCAGTGTCAGTATAGTGAGTTTATCACCGATGGTTCTTATGGTTCAGGTTTTGATATGCCTAATAAGGACTGTCCAAACTGTGGCCACAAACTCAGCAAGAATGGTCAGGATATTCCGTTTGAGACCTTCCTTGGTTTTGATGGAGATAAGGTTCCCGATATTGACTTGAACTTCTCGGGGGAAGACCAGCCTAGCGCCCACTTGGATGTGCGTGATATCTTTGGTGAGGAATATGCCTTCCGTGCAGGAACGGTTGGTACGGTAGCTGCTAAGACCGCTTATGGCTTTGTAAAGGGCTATGAGCGGGACTATGGGAAATTTTATCGTGATGCAGAAGTGGAACGCCTTGCTCAAGGCGCTGCTGGTGTTAAGCGGACAACAGGACAACACCCAGGAGGAATCGTTGTTATTCCTAACTACATGGATGTCTACGACTTTACTCCTGTTCAGTATCCAGCGGATGACGTGACGGCTGAATGGCAGACCACTCACTTTAACTTCCACGATATCGATGAGAACGTCCTCAAACTCGATGTGCTGGGTCATGATGATCCGACCATGATTCGGAAATTGCAGGATTTGTCTGGGATTGACCCTAATGAAATTCCTATGGATGATGAAGGCGTGATGGCCCTCTTTTCTGGGACGGATGTGCTTGGCGTGACGCCGGAGCAAATCGGGACGCCGACGGGTATGCTGGGGATTCCAGAATTTGGAACCAACTTTGTACGTGGGATGGTAGATGAGACGCATCCAACGACTTTTGCGGAGTTGCTTCAGCTGTCTGGTCTGTCCCACGGTACCGATGTGTGGTTAGGAAATGCCCAGGATTTGATTAAGCAAGGGATTGCGGACCTATCAACTGTTATCGGTTGTCGGGACGACATCATGGTTTACCTCATGCATGCTGGTCTCGAGCCTAAGATGGCCTTTACCATCATGGAACGGGTACGTAAGGGCTTGTGGCTGAAGATTTCCGAAGAGGAGAGAAATGGCTATATCGAAGCCATGAAGGCCAATAAGGTGCCAGAGTGGTATATCGAATCTTGTGGAAAAATCAAGTATATGTTCCCCAAAGCCCACGCGGCAGCCTACGTTATGATGGCCTTGCGTGTAGCCTACTTCAAGGTTCACCATCCCATTTATTATTACTGTGCTTACTTTTCAATCCGCGCTAAGGCTTTTGATATCAAGACCATGGGTGCGGGCTTGGATGCCATTAAGCGTAGAATGGAAGAAATCGCTGAAAAACGGAAGAATAATGAAGCCTCTAATGTGGAAATTGACCTCTATACAACTCTTGAGATTGTCAATGAAATGTGGGAACGTGGTTTCAAGTTTGGAAAGTTAGACCTATATCGTAGTGATGCGACTGAATTCATCATTGATGGAGATACCCTCATCCCACCATTTGTAGCAATGGATGGTCTGGGAGAGAACGTTGCTAAGCAGTTGGTGCGTGCGCGTGAAGAGGGTGAGTTCCTCTCTAAGACAGAACTGCGCAAGCGTGGTGGACTGTCATCAACCTTGGTTGAAAAGATGGATGAAATGGGGATTCTCGGCAATATGCCAGAGGATAACCAGTTGAGTTTGTTTGATGATTTGTTTTAA
- a CDS encoding transcriptional regulator has protein sequence MNLKDLYEESKGIVHKCRKDYHLHLWEKEDWDQEGMLCLYELVSRNPELLEGERHRLYVCFKTKFRNRILDYIRKQESHKRRFDKEPYEEVSEISHRLGEKGLRLDDYYLFHELLKNYKSKQSMEKQELIDRLMGGEVFRGRKALLRELSPIFSEFR, from the coding sequence ATGAATCTAAAAGACTTATATGAAGAAAGTAAGGGAATCGTCCATAAGTGTCGCAAAGATTATCATTTGCATCTGTGGGAGAAAGAGGACTGGGACCAGGAAGGCATGTTATGTCTGTATGAGCTGGTGAGTCGCAATCCAGAGTTACTAGAGGGGGAGCGCCATCGACTTTATGTCTGCTTTAAAACAAAGTTTAGAAATCGTATCCTAGATTACATCCGTAAACAGGAAAGCCACAAGCGCCGTTTTGACAAAGAACCCTATGAAGAGGTGAGTGAGATTAGCCATCGTCTAGGAGAAAAAGGACTCAGGTTGGACGATTATTATCTCTTTCACGAACTTCTAAAGAATTACAAATCAAAGCAGAGTATGGAAAAACAAGAATTAATAGACCGTCTCATGGGAGGGGAAGTCTTTAGAGGACGTAAAGCTCTCCTGAGAGAACTTTCCCCTATCTTTTCAGAATTTCGGTAA
- the nusG gene encoding transcription termination/antitermination protein NusG — protein MDSFDKGWFVLQTYSGYENKVKENLLQRAQTYNMLDNILRVEIPTQTVQVEKNGKKKEIEENRFPGYVLVEMVMTDEAWFVVRNTPNVTGFVGSHGNRSKPTPLLEQEIRDILVSMGQTVQEFDIDVEVGQTVRIIDGAFADYTGKITEIDNNKVKMIISMFGNDTIAEVNLNQIAEL, from the coding sequence ATGGATAGTTTTGACAAGGGATGGTTTGTTCTACAAACTTATTCTGGCTATGAAAATAAGGTAAAAGAAAATCTATTGCAACGTGCGCAAACATATAACATGTTGGATAATATTCTTCGCGTTGAGATTCCAACACAAACCGTGCAAGTTGAGAAAAATGGAAAGAAAAAGGAAATTGAAGAGAATCGCTTTCCAGGTTATGTCCTTGTAGAAATGGTCATGACCGATGAAGCATGGTTCGTCGTTCGAAACACACCTAACGTAACAGGATTCGTCGGCTCACACGGTAACAGATCAAAACCAACTCCACTTTTGGAACAAGAAATCCGTGATATTCTGGTTTCAATGGGACAAACTGTTCAAGAGTTCGATATTGATGTTGAAGTTGGCCAGACAGTCCGCATTATTGATGGCGCTTTTGCAGACTACACAGGTAAAATTACTGAAATTGATAACAACAAAGTGAAGATGATTATCTCTATGTTTGGTAATGATACGATTGCAGAAGTGAATCTCAACCAAATTGCAGAATTATAA
- the secE gene encoding preprotein translocase subunit SecE: MGFIKDIFKLLKETTWPTRKESWRDFRSIMEYTAFFVVIIYIFDQLIVSGLIRFINIF, encoded by the coding sequence ATGGGTTTTATTAAGGATATTTTTAAACTTCTTAAAGAAACAACTTGGCCAACTCGCAAAGAAAGCTGGAGAGATTTTCGCTCTATTATGGAATATACAGCCTTCTTTGTGGTCATCATTTACATTTTTGACCAGCTGATTGTATCAGGTTTGATTCGATTTATTAACATTTTTTAG
- the rpmG gene encoding 50S ribosomal protein L33 — MALKKASLACAVCGSRNYSIKISGNPKPTRLEVNKFCKHCGKYTTHRETR; from the coding sequence ATGGCACTAAAAAAAGCAAGCCTAGCTTGTGCAGTTTGTGGTTCAAGGAATTACTCAATCAAAATTAGTGGGAACCCCAAGCCAACACGACTAGAAGTAAATAAATTTTGTAAACATTGTGGAAAATATACGACACATAGAGAAACGAGATAG